The nucleotide sequence TCTTgggtcctcctctctgtctcagtgcgGTCAGTGTGTTCCCCTCTCAGCCACATCCAGTAGGATGACTACTGctgcacatacactgagtgtacaaaacattaggaccaccttcctaacattgagctgcacccacttttgccctcagaacagcctcaattcatcagggcatggactggctctacaaggtgtcgagagTGTtctacagggatgttggcccatgttgacttcaatgtttcccacagttgtgtcaagttggctggatgtcctttgggtggtggaccattcttgatgcacaagggaaactgaaaaagtgtgaaaaaaaccagcagagttgcagttcttggcacatACAAACTGGTGCGCATTGCACCtaataccataccctgttcaaaggcacttaaatcttttgtcttgcccattcaccctctgaatagcacacatacacaatccatgtctcgaggcttaaaaatcctttaacctgtctcctccccttcatctacactggttgaagtgacatcaataaggggatcattgctttcacctggattcacatggtctatctatgtcattgaaagagcaggtgttcctaatgttttgtacactcagtgtatatggtgCAAATCTGTTTTTGCTATCATGCCAACTCCCTTTCACTCATTGTCATTCCattggcttgacaatgacagcaatggagtaggcaggagcacaaacagatctaggaccaggctatccCCCCTCCTGCGTTACTGAGGGAAATATTTCCCCTTCATAAGAACACACTCAGTATCCTGCCAATGCCAGGGAAGAGTTCCAACTGGATCTCAGACACTCCCTCCATTGGACAAGTTGGGAAATCACAGTAGTCTCGCTATGCAACCATCTTCTTCATCCCCAATCAATACGGGGCACAGTTTGTCCTCTCTCTTAACCAGCCTGAATGTCCTTTTACAACCCACCAGTGTTCACTAATACAGTCTGTTTACTACAGGCTCGGGTTAGAGTTCTGTGTGTTTGACCGCTGGCTCCAGCTTTCTGGACAAAGCAGTTAGGATGAGTGTGAACTTGTCGTATCTCTCCGTCTGGTTGACGGCCGCCCCTCTGCTGCCCCACAGCAGACGCAGCTGAAAGTCTGTTTTAAAGATCTCCAGCAGGTCCTCGTCAGCCTGGAAGTCTGCACACAGAAAGAGGAATAAATTATTGTTAGCCTTGTAGCACATCATACCAGCTTAGACATGCATCTGTTATAGTGTCTTAAGCAATCTCGGGCACTATGAAAAAAGCTGTGACGTTTTGGACAAGAGCATTTGTTTAGCAAATAACGTTAACAGCTGTGAGCACTATCTAGCAGAAGGTGTGGAGTGTATTACCTTTCAGGACGTGTTCAGTGTTGGCGGTGTATGAGTCAGCATTGTGTGCCACGCTGCGGGCCTCCTCTAGGTGACGTAGCATGATCTCACAGCCCTGGTCGTTGCTCTCCCACAGTTCCATGCCCTCGAACGCCACCGCCGGGCGCTCCATCAAGATGAGCAGGGGCATTAGTAGGGGCACCGTGGTGCCAGTCAGGGGCAtgtccactacacacacacagggacgcgGTCAGAGACTACAACTGCACTTAAGCTCAGTAAGAGCACCAAGGAGGCTCTATTGAAGTGCTTACCTGTTCCTTCATACAGCCCCTTGTAAAAGGGCTTGAGAGACTTCTCATATATGATGGCAGTCTGAGTGTATTTCCTCCTCAGCATGGTCCAGGTGTGGTCTAATCGTGTGATCTGTGGTCAAGGGCATACATACGGTATGTTAGGAAACAAACAGCACAATCACAATATCCCTAGGGACATCTGCCTTTAAATACTAATCTCAGAACACGTGGTGGGGTTGGGGGACCGTGTCCGGCTGTATTGAGTGGGGTACCTGAGGCATGTCCAGTGCTTTCATGATGGAGGAGAAGGCGTACAGGTCCCCCATGGAGTCCTTCAGTTCTAGAGCCACCATGATAATGCGGTTCAGCGTGGCGGTTCGCTCCTCCAGACTTCCTGTGCAGCCCAGGATGTCCACGGCAACCCCGATGGCCATGGTGTGGTGCCTGAGTTACACAACGGAGAGTTCAGTCATAAGTGCCTTGTGTCTACATGTGGGTTCCTATCACCTGAGGCGTGTGTCAGGTGGGTTtgggtgtgtatatgtgtttacCTTTCCATCAGGTCTCGACGCAGCTGCCTGCCGTGGGGTAAGGTCACCAGCTCCAGACCAGATGACACACCCATTTGACCTTTCACCTCCTCAGAGACGCCAAGTACCCTAGCAACCTGTCAGGTACATAACCATTTTTTAGTTAAGCTATAGGAGGATGGAAGTGTTTTAGAAGGGTCACATTTGGGGAAATCCCATCATTGATTATGAGTTCCTTCTGACTGAATTAAACAAGAGACATCTTTATTGAATTCCACAGCCACCTTACATAACGTTGTGCCATAGCTGTTTTTAACAACACTAATAAAGATGTTTCCCTCAAGACTAGATACCCAGTCATGGGTTTGGCTACAGAGCATTTTTGGTGCATCTAACTAAATAACATTTACTGGTTTCATTTGGCCCTTTGTGTAGTGTATCACTCCCAGACAGACATAAGGCACCTGACTGTCTGTGAAATGCAAAATACTAACGAGAGGAAATTAATGAAATGCCAGTCTCAGATGCCCTCTGTGTGCCTGACTGTCTAGCCCCTAAATCAGATGCTGCTGAAGAGTAAGACATGTATCACGCTAACACAAACTGTCCTGCAAATCTCCCATTTATATTAATTAATGATGTACACTGACATTTCTGTTATGATCTCAAGTTGGGATTCAGCCCTGAGTGCTcagacatacagtaggcctagtgCGGTAGAGAATGTCCTGTGGGTAATCTGGGTATGGTGTAGTGGGACAGTGCAGTGCAGTACCTGGCAGTCTGCCATGAGGATGTGCTTGGCAATGATGTGGTGGTCTTTCTGAACGAGCAGTTCTTTGGCTCTCTTCAGCACACTCATCTCCAGGGGTTTGTTCTCTGCAGGCAGTAGCCTGGATTCAAACTCCCCCGGCCGGAACGTAGACGCGGTCTCCAACACCGGCCGCCGAAAgctcctctctttctcatccatctctcctttcctttcttgttccacctcctcctcttcgctGCCATTTTCCAGTGCTTCGATGGCATGGTGGTAGGAGCTGCGGTCCAATTTGGAGCCATGGCTgctcctctcactctcctctgtcctcagccTCTCTACGTAGctgttgatattgttgttgttgttaggctGGGGGCCCAAGCCTGGAGCCTGGAGCCTGTCCCACTCCGCTGGGCTGCAGGGGCTCAGCTCAAAGTAGTTCACCTCCGGGCTGCGGGGCAGGGGAGACTGGAGAGCCTGGATCAGATGCTGCTTCTTGGGCTTCAGTGGGGGAACAGGGGGACCTGGGTCTGGGCTGGCCAGAGGGGCCAGGGGCTGCAGGTGTGGGGAGTGGGGTATCCTCATGGTGGGCACCTTGCTGGGCTTGGGGGGCGGCTTGGGGCAGAGCTGGCTTTCTGAGCCCCGGATGGCCTCTCCGGCCTGGGTCTCAAAGGCCATCCTCCTTGGCACAGTGGGACTGAGGGCCGGCTCACTGCCCGTCCTGAACACTGGAAACTGGGACCTAGGCTGATGCTCCAtcagctgggactggggctggggcctGGAGCCTGGGGAGTGAGAGGTGACCATCATTACCTGAACCTGCAAACTGCAGCCTAGTACATACAGCTAGAGCCATGTCTGTGTTGTGTGACTGTGGAGCTGCTGTGAGGGCTGCTGTCTTTTATTCCAAAGACTCAGACATCAAACACATCTATCTATTTCCATTTCAACTTTTATCTGCTCTGTAATCCTTTCAGAAATACATTTATCGCCATCCTTAGCTAATGTCACAATTCTCATTTCTGAGCTGAGGGTACAAAGCAAAGTTTTGAAGGCTTGTCGGGGCTGTAAATCCTctgacaacacagagacagagagacagagagacagagagacagagagacagagagacagagagacagagagacagagagagagagagagagagagagagagagagagagagagagagagagagagagagagagagagagagagagagagagagagagagagagagagagagagagagagagcgagagcctaCCTATAGGAAGAAAGCTCTCTGACTGGTGGGTTTTGAGAGGCCACCGTCTCTCCTGAACGTGGTTCAGACACGCAGGCTGGCTTCCACACTTGTCTTTGTTcctgacagaaagaaagaaacagagagaggtcaATTGGACTGAGCCCTTTAGCTACCAACAGAGGCACgtccactgggcacaccacaccACTAACCCCTACTGAAACCTGATACATTGACGCAGTGTTTATGTAAAATGGTACTGTGTAATTTGATGGGGTATTTTTTGTCCTGGTTTGCCTTGGCATTGTGCTCAGAGGTTGGTATTCTCCATCCAGGCTAAACATCACTCCTTACTTACTTTGCCTCAGGAATGGTTTATTGTAGATGTATACTTATCTCTGTGACTCCCACATTAGTGTGACAAATTTGGAGTGCACATGTGTTGTTTGCACGGTAGGCTATACATGAAAATTATACAGATCCAATTCCATTTGGAGAAACCCCTGTATGACGGAATGtacagtgtctatatacagtggggcaaaaaaagtatttagtcagccaccaattgtgcaagttctcccacttaaaaaaatGAGAGAGGCCTCTAAttctcatcataggtacacttcaactatgacagacaaaatgaggggaaaaaatccagaaaatcacattgtaggatttttaatgaatttatttgcaaattatggtggaaaat is from Salvelinus alpinus chromosome 16, SLU_Salpinus.1, whole genome shotgun sequence and encodes:
- the LOC139541135 gene encoding breast cancer anti-estrogen resistance protein 3-like isoform X1, translating into MMAEGKFASLPRNMHMGVGSRQCSLASSMDLLSSRPTVPELPPAGYHSVSIHGTLPRRKKGAPVQGPARSWDMYSHMGTLPHPARARLPTSTLIHNIIEEHQPYHTGMEGHTAYRDPSSSMDPTPEYVKFSRDKYIMEGPPEKLRKELEEELKMASEEPCSHAWYHGAIPRQVAENLIQRDGDFLIRDSLSSPGNYVLTCQWKNSPQHFKINKIVVAMNEAYSRVQYLFEKEGFDSVPALVRYYVGNRKPVTEVVGAIIFQPINRALPLRCLEEKYGVACVRVETGLTLPERKSQTSKRLSLNIMNGHTQDQSLGRGNLLRNKDKCGSQPACLNHVQERRWPLKTHQSESFLPIGSRPQPQSQLMEHQPRSQFPVFRTGSEPALSPTVPRRMAFETQAGEAIRGSESQLCPKPPPKPSKVPTMRIPHSPHLQPLAPLASPDPGPPVPPLKPKKQHLIQALQSPLPRSPEVNYFELSPCSPAEWDRLQAPGLGPQPNNNNNINSYVERLRTEESERSSHGSKLDRSSYHHAIEALENGSEEEEVEQERKGEMDEKERSFRRPVLETASTFRPGEFESRLLPAENKPLEMSVLKRAKELLVQKDHHIIAKHILMADCQVARVLGVSEEVKGQMGVSSGLELVTLPHGRQLRRDLMERHHTMAIGVAVDILGCTGSLEERTATLNRIIMVALELKDSMGDLYAFSSIMKALDMPQITRLDHTWTMLRRKYTQTAIIYEKSLKPFYKGLYEGTVDMPLTGTTVPLLMPLLILMERPAVAFEGMELWESNDQGCEIMLRHLEEARSVAHNADSYTANTEHVLKDFQADEDLLEIFKTDFQLRLLWGSRGAAVNQTERYDKFTLILTALSRKLEPAVKHTEL
- the LOC139541135 gene encoding breast cancer anti-estrogen resistance protein 3-like isoform X3; its protein translation is MEGPPEKLRKELEEELKMASEEPCSHAWYHGAIPRQVAENLIQRDGDFLIRDSLSSPGNYVLTCQWKNSPQHFKINKIVVAMNEAYSRVQYLFEKEGFDSVPALVRYYVGNRKPVTEVVGAIIFQPINRALPLRCLEEKYGVACVRVETGLTLPERKSQTSKRLSLNIMNGHTQDQSLGRGNLLRNKDKCGSQPACLNHVQERRWPLKTHQSESFLPIGSRPQPQSQLMEHQPRSQFPVFRTGSEPALSPTVPRRMAFETQAGEAIRGSESQLCPKPPPKPSKVPTMRIPHSPHLQPLAPLASPDPGPPVPPLKPKKQHLIQALQSPLPRSPEVNYFELSPCSPAEWDRLQAPGLGPQPNNNNNINSYVERLRTEESERSSHGSKLDRSSYHHAIEALENGSEEEEVEQERKGEMDEKERSFRRPVLETASTFRPGEFESRLLPAENKPLEMSVLKRAKELLVQKDHHIIAKHILMADCQVARVLGVSEEVKGQMGVSSGLELVTLPHGRQLRRDLMERHHTMAIGVAVDILGCTGSLEERTATLNRIIMVALELKDSMGDLYAFSSIMKALDMPQITRLDHTWTMLRRKYTQTAIIYEKSLKPFYKGLYEGTVDMPLTGTTVPLLMPLLILMERPAVAFEGMELWESNDQGCEIMLRHLEEARSVAHNADSYTANTEHVLKDFQADEDLLEIFKTDFQLRLLWGSRGAAVNQTERYDKFTLILTALSRKLEPAVKHTEL
- the LOC139541135 gene encoding breast cancer anti-estrogen resistance protein 3-like isoform X2, producing the protein MSERCNVLRTLTAALCCFYQKSSVIGAKFSRDKYIMEGPPEKLRKELEEELKMASEEPCSHAWYHGAIPRQVAENLIQRDGDFLIRDSLSSPGNYVLTCQWKNSPQHFKINKIVVAMNEAYSRVQYLFEKEGFDSVPALVRYYVGNRKPVTEVVGAIIFQPINRALPLRCLEEKYGVACVRVETGLTLPERKSQTSKRLSLNIMNGHTQDQSLGRGNLLRNKDKCGSQPACLNHVQERRWPLKTHQSESFLPIGSRPQPQSQLMEHQPRSQFPVFRTGSEPALSPTVPRRMAFETQAGEAIRGSESQLCPKPPPKPSKVPTMRIPHSPHLQPLAPLASPDPGPPVPPLKPKKQHLIQALQSPLPRSPEVNYFELSPCSPAEWDRLQAPGLGPQPNNNNNINSYVERLRTEESERSSHGSKLDRSSYHHAIEALENGSEEEEVEQERKGEMDEKERSFRRPVLETASTFRPGEFESRLLPAENKPLEMSVLKRAKELLVQKDHHIIAKHILMADCQVARVLGVSEEVKGQMGVSSGLELVTLPHGRQLRRDLMERHHTMAIGVAVDILGCTGSLEERTATLNRIIMVALELKDSMGDLYAFSSIMKALDMPQITRLDHTWTMLRRKYTQTAIIYEKSLKPFYKGLYEGTVDMPLTGTTVPLLMPLLILMERPAVAFEGMELWESNDQGCEIMLRHLEEARSVAHNADSYTANTEHVLKDFQADEDLLEIFKTDFQLRLLWGSRGAAVNQTERYDKFTLILTALSRKLEPAVKHTEL